In a single window of the Leptospira harrisiae genome:
- a CDS encoding TPM domain-containing protein, whose protein sequence is MDLSKKPNHLKLNSIFDLGKLSLFVFLLSSIFTEVHSYPVPKLERRVMDHAGILSEATITKIEADLKQFEAETSNQIAVYTTPSLQDEPIEEVAIQIFDEWDLGQKSKNNGILLLIAPNERKMRIEVGRGLEGALTDIQAKKIIRNELKPRFQSKDMDGGVTAGVNAIMASIRGEYAPSESDVNTTGSNEFSDVASSGFVGGIFTFISMFIPAFGGLVFTIVGILVLYPLLVFIFGGTFALFVAIFLFIVVMILKSVLGLGKGGGGSSGGFFSGGGWSSGGDSWSSGGSDSWSGGGGDSAGGGASGDW, encoded by the coding sequence ATGGATCTCAGTAAAAAACCAAATCATTTAAAACTAAATTCAATTTTTGATTTAGGAAAATTATCACTATTTGTTTTTCTTTTATCTTCGATCTTTACGGAAGTCCATTCCTACCCAGTTCCTAAACTAGAAAGAAGGGTAATGGACCACGCTGGAATTTTATCAGAAGCTACAATCACCAAAATTGAAGCCGATCTTAAACAATTTGAAGCAGAAACTTCCAATCAAATAGCAGTCTATACAACTCCAAGCTTACAAGATGAACCAATTGAAGAAGTTGCCATTCAAATTTTTGATGAATGGGATTTAGGACAAAAATCCAAAAACAACGGAATTTTATTACTCATAGCACCTAACGAAAGAAAAATGAGGATTGAAGTAGGTCGTGGGCTCGAAGGTGCCTTAACTGACATACAAGCAAAAAAAATCATTCGTAACGAACTAAAACCTCGTTTCCAATCGAAGGATATGGATGGTGGTGTTACAGCCGGAGTAAATGCAATTATGGCTTCGATCCGCGGTGAATATGCACCTTCAGAAAGTGACGTCAATACAACTGGTTCTAATGAATTTTCTGATGTGGCATCTTCTGGATTTGTAGGTGGCATTTTTACATTTATTTCAATGTTTATTCCCGCTTTTGGCGGTTTGGTATTTACCATTGTTGGAATACTTGTCCTCTATCCCCTGTTAGTTTTTATTTTTGGCGGAACCTTTGCCTTATTCGTTGCGATTTTTCTTTTTATCGTCGTGATGATTTTAAAATCGGTTCTTGGACTTGGAAAAGGTGGTGGTGGATCAAGTGGCGGTTTTTTTAGCGGCGGAGGTTGGTCGAGCGGAGGTGATTCCTGGTCCTCTGGTGGGTCTGACAGTTGGTCAGGTGGTGGTGGGGACTCTGCTGGGGGTGGAGCATCCGGAGACTGGTAA
- a CDS encoding heme o synthase yields MFRLWNQLTKPRVTVLVLATVLPGMYLGTTGYPSLFEISITLFGTYLMSSASFILNQYIERERDAVMYRTKQRPIPAGEISPGFALFLGIAVAVIAFVILTHFVNLLTAVCALSALLLYVFLYTIWLKPRTEQNIVIGGISGCIGPLIGYAAMANALPIQAWVLFLMIFLWTPAHFWALAIFLKDDYEFAGIPMMPVVSGIQKTVNQIFLYAIAYSLSVIGFYFADQRMGFLFLSAAIFLTILILVFAYRLKLSKDKILAKRFFFFSIFHLFLVSLAVVIDSKI; encoded by the coding sequence ATGTTCCGATTGTGGAACCAACTGACAAAACCTAGGGTCACTGTACTTGTACTGGCAACTGTTCTTCCTGGAATGTATCTAGGCACAACAGGATATCCATCTCTATTCGAAATTTCTATTACCCTTTTTGGAACCTATTTAATGAGTTCTGCGTCTTTTATTCTCAACCAATACATAGAAAGAGAAAGAGATGCAGTAATGTATCGTACGAAACAAAGGCCAATCCCTGCAGGCGAAATCTCGCCGGGATTCGCGCTTTTCCTCGGCATAGCAGTTGCAGTCATTGCTTTTGTCATTTTAACCCACTTTGTCAACCTTCTAACAGCAGTTTGTGCCCTCTCTGCATTATTGTTGTATGTGTTCTTATATACGATCTGGCTTAAACCAAGGACAGAGCAAAACATTGTCATTGGTGGGATTTCTGGATGTATCGGTCCACTGATTGGATATGCTGCTATGGCAAATGCACTTCCCATCCAAGCATGGGTTTTGTTTCTGATGATTTTTCTCTGGACACCTGCACATTTTTGGGCACTCGCCATCTTCCTAAAAGATGATTATGAATTTGCGGGAATTCCAATGATGCCTGTTGTTTCTGGAATCCAAAAAACAGTGAACCAAATTTTTCTTTATGCAATTGCATACTCTTTGTCTGTCATTGGGTTTTATTTTGCAGATCAAAGGATGGGCTTTTTATTTTTAAGTGCAGCAATCTTCCTAACAATTTTGATTTTAGTCTTTGCATATCGTTTAAAACTTTCGAAAGATAAAATTCTCGCAAAACGATTTTTCTTTTTTAGTATCTTTCATTTATTTTTGGTAAGTTTGGCAGTCGTTATCGATTCTAAAATCTAG
- a CDS encoding COX15/CtaA family protein, giving the protein MTLKRFYTILSAMILINLLYGPLVRATDSGLACPDWPLCHGKFVPEFTFQIFMEVGHRYYSGILGILVGIGFVWVIQNQNTRKQMGIPATLSLIFLVSQVILGGLTVTKLLHPTTVNLHLLNAVLLLASCLTVRLLISEDSDSKFQWNQPGKYFFLFVLIVVLYQLFLGGKVSSHYAGLVCSDFPTCNGEWFPQMVGPIRIQMEHRLFGYLAALSVLSLSAYGILYLKNNLVKTSLKIAAYLISFQIFLGAMNVLYQLPKLITGLHTLNGVLVFMFCFLAAFYHFRSPGKEVQ; this is encoded by the coding sequence ATGACACTCAAACGTTTTTACACCATCCTTTCCGCAATGATCCTTATCAATCTCCTCTACGGACCACTCGTAAGAGCTACAGATTCAGGACTCGCATGCCCTGATTGGCCATTGTGCCATGGAAAATTTGTTCCAGAATTTACATTTCAGATTTTTATGGAAGTGGGCCATCGATACTATTCTGGGATTTTAGGGATTCTTGTAGGGATTGGTTTTGTCTGGGTAATACAAAACCAAAACACTCGCAAACAAATGGGGATCCCAGCCACACTATCACTTATCTTTCTTGTTTCACAAGTCATCCTTGGTGGACTCACTGTTACCAAACTACTCCACCCAACAACAGTTAACCTACATTTGCTCAATGCCGTATTGCTTTTAGCATCCTGTTTAACGGTACGTTTACTCATCTCAGAAGATTCTGATTCTAAATTCCAATGGAATCAGCCTGGTAAATATTTTTTTCTTTTCGTGCTCATTGTAGTTTTGTATCAACTTTTCCTCGGCGGAAAAGTGAGTTCTCACTATGCGGGTCTTGTTTGTTCAGACTTCCCGACTTGTAATGGTGAATGGTTTCCTCAAATGGTTGGGCCAATACGAATCCAAATGGAACATCGATTGTTTGGTTATTTAGCAGCATTGTCAGTTTTATCATTGTCTGCTTATGGTATTCTCTACCTAAAAAATAACTTGGTCAAAACATCTTTGAAAATTGCAGCTTATTTGATATCTTTTCAAATTTTTCTTGGTGCAATGAACGTTTTGTACCAACTCCCCAAACTAATCACAGGTTTACACACGTTAAATGGCGTTCTAGTGTTTATGTTTTGTTTTCTTGCGGCTTTTTATCATTTTAGGTCTCCAGGAAAAGAGGTCCAATAA
- the coxB gene encoding cytochrome c oxidase subunit II — protein MSWSSLIPATSFMPIQATEIAKEVDLLYAFLIIASLVSFVILIGGMTWFLIKFKRTSLDQKSAYITHNNFAEFLWSFIPLIIMMGIFYWGMVIFEKLRTPPEDIAAEIHVTAEQWAWTYRYANGKEFYSSANDPMIVPAGKATKLILTSKDVIHSFYVPAFRTKQDAVPGKLTQLWFEPKQPGEYIVFCTEYCGTKHSGMMIKIKAIPSEEYAAWYHAEKKGADTPADLGKTLFAQKACAACHSVDGSRVVGPTMKGLFGSERKFTDGSKTKADENYLRESILVSTAKVVDTYQPVMPTFQGQLSDEDVANLIEYIKSIK, from the coding sequence ATGTCTTGGAGCAGTCTCATTCCAGCGACCTCGTTCATGCCTATCCAGGCAACTGAAATCGCAAAAGAAGTCGATCTTCTCTATGCGTTTCTGATCATAGCAAGCCTTGTTTCGTTTGTCATCTTGATTGGTGGAATGACATGGTTCCTCATCAAGTTCAAACGTACAAGTTTAGACCAGAAATCCGCATACATTACTCACAATAATTTTGCAGAATTTCTTTGGTCGTTTATCCCTCTCATCATTATGATGGGGATTTTCTACTGGGGTATGGTCATTTTCGAAAAACTTAGAACCCCACCAGAGGACATTGCTGCCGAAATTCATGTCACTGCTGAGCAGTGGGCGTGGACATATCGTTACGCAAACGGAAAAGAATTTTATAGCTCTGCAAATGATCCAATGATTGTTCCCGCAGGAAAAGCCACAAAACTCATCCTCACTTCTAAAGATGTCATTCATAGTTTCTATGTTCCTGCTTTCCGCACCAAACAAGATGCGGTTCCAGGAAAACTCACTCAACTTTGGTTCGAACCAAAACAACCGGGCGAATACATCGTTTTTTGTACAGAGTACTGCGGAACCAAACACTCTGGTATGATGATCAAAATCAAAGCCATTCCTTCTGAGGAATACGCAGCTTGGTATCATGCTGAGAAAAAAGGGGCGGACACTCCTGCGGATCTTGGAAAAACACTCTTTGCTCAGAAAGCTTGTGCAGCCTGCCACTCGGTCGATGGATCTAGAGTCGTTGGACCTACAATGAAAGGACTTTTTGGTTCTGAGCGTAAATTTACAGATGGTAGCAAAACAAAAGCGGATGAGAATTATCTTCGTGAATCCATTCTTGTTTCTACTGCTAAAGTTGTAGATACTTACCAACCGGTGATGCCAACTTTCCAAGGCCAATTGTCTGACGAAGACGTTGCCAACCTAATTGAATATATCAAATCCATTAAATAA
- a CDS encoding SpoIIE family protein phosphatase: MSFRWFGIIWCLVFCSCLTNEAPPTADRGILSAESYLSVQTKTLELKGEWEYYPGLLISPSEFETLNTTREPHFFQIPGIWSDSFLNRGFLAGDGYATFSLKVKHGLQGVPLSLKVPEMETAYNLFIDGVKISSNGVVSNSYQTGKPEYRPRIVDFFPKENQTSIVLQISNYHHRKGGPAQAIILGRTSDIHNKYEFEILRDMLLVGSILFMGIYHLFLYWNRKKDPFTYWFALTCILVALRVFITGNKYIIQLYPNLSWEIHLKLSYLSFFLITPIFSRYVYLLFKSYFSRRVYEFLKYLGFAFCFIVLVTRSSFYTYLMVPFQVFTLLGAAYTFFVISRAIRDSLPGSKIFFLSFAIFIASFVNDILVNNLIIYGPLTIHFGIFTMFFVQSVYIARNFSKGFVEAENLAVELSEKNQTLQRVQNQLTELNERLETRVKDKTEELQGKLDQIGKDMRLAKSIIQSVTKLPDVAPYLKVDILYKPIAEVGGDIFFVKRIQDFYYRFFLGDATGHGLQAALYSMMIQSEFERVSAVAMRPNDLLFYMNQHFYDKNADLQIYFPALSMDFDFHQGILRYAGGGVQNQFHLKKNGSLAILENTGPIIGILEHYRYGIFESKVESGDRIFLFTDGLFEELNESDGAQALEDLLEVIQNTNTLPFSEVVPTIQNLLFQKMNKSQWKDDATLILIEIT; this comes from the coding sequence ATGAGTTTCCGATGGTTCGGAATCATTTGGTGTTTGGTGTTTTGTTCGTGTCTTACGAACGAGGCACCTCCCACAGCCGATAGAGGGATTCTGTCGGCAGAGTCATATCTAAGTGTGCAGACAAAAACCTTAGAACTAAAAGGTGAATGGGAATATTATCCGGGTCTACTCATTTCGCCCTCTGAATTCGAAACTTTAAATACAACTAGAGAACCACATTTTTTTCAAATCCCTGGGATTTGGTCTGATTCATTTTTAAACCGAGGATTTTTAGCTGGAGATGGGTATGCCACCTTTAGCCTCAAGGTTAAACATGGTCTTCAAGGAGTCCCACTTTCGTTAAAAGTCCCTGAGATGGAGACCGCCTATAATCTGTTCATCGATGGTGTAAAGATTTCATCCAATGGGGTTGTTTCCAATTCTTACCAAACAGGGAAACCAGAATACCGCCCACGTATCGTTGATTTTTTCCCAAAAGAAAACCAAACTTCCATCGTTTTACAAATTTCTAATTATCATCATAGAAAAGGTGGTCCTGCCCAAGCTATTATATTGGGGAGGACATCTGATATTCATAACAAATATGAATTTGAGATTCTACGCGATATGCTTCTGGTTGGAAGTATTTTGTTTATGGGAATTTATCATTTGTTTTTGTATTGGAACAGGAAAAAAGATCCATTTACTTATTGGTTTGCCCTTACTTGTATTTTAGTCGCCTTACGAGTATTTATTACAGGTAATAAATACATCATTCAGTTGTATCCAAACTTATCTTGGGAAATTCATTTAAAGTTAAGTTATTTGAGTTTCTTTTTGATCACACCAATTTTTTCTCGATATGTTTATTTACTCTTCAAATCCTATTTTTCAAGAAGAGTATATGAATTTCTTAAGTATTTAGGTTTTGCATTTTGTTTTATCGTTTTAGTAACGAGATCATCTTTTTACACCTATTTGATGGTTCCATTCCAAGTTTTTACTCTGTTAGGTGCCGCTTATACTTTTTTTGTCATATCTCGAGCCATTCGTGATTCTTTGCCAGGCTCTAAGATCTTTTTTCTGAGTTTTGCAATCTTTATTGCGAGTTTCGTTAATGATATTTTGGTAAATAATCTGATCATATATGGACCACTCACAATTCATTTTGGAATTTTTACTATGTTCTTTGTGCAGTCAGTCTATATTGCTAGAAATTTTTCCAAAGGATTTGTTGAAGCAGAGAATTTAGCAGTTGAGCTTTCGGAAAAAAACCAAACCTTACAACGTGTTCAAAATCAACTCACAGAATTAAATGAAAGATTGGAAACTCGTGTTAAAGATAAAACCGAAGAACTTCAAGGGAAGTTGGACCAAATTGGAAAAGACATGAGACTTGCTAAGTCCATCATTCAAAGTGTCACCAAACTTCCCGATGTGGCTCCTTATCTGAAGGTTGATATTTTATACAAACCAATTGCTGAGGTTGGTGGTGATATCTTCTTTGTAAAAAGGATTCAAGATTTTTATTACAGATTCTTTTTAGGTGATGCAACAGGACATGGATTACAAGCGGCACTTTATTCAATGATGATCCAATCAGAATTTGAAAGAGTATCTGCTGTGGCTATGCGACCCAATGATTTGTTGTTCTATATGAACCAACATTTTTACGATAAAAACGCAGACTTACAAATTTATTTTCCCGCTTTATCTATGGATTTTGATTTTCACCAAGGGATCCTTCGTTATGCGGGAGGTGGGGTACAAAATCAATTCCATCTGAAAAAAAATGGTTCTCTGGCGATCCTGGAAAATACGGGACCGATCATCGGAATTTTGGAACACTACAGGTATGGAATTTTTGAATCCAAAGTAGAATCGGGGGATAGAATCTTTTTATTTACTGACGGATTGTTCGAAGAGTTAAATGAATCGGATGGCGCACAAGCCTTAGAAGATTTATTGGAAGTCATTCAAAACACTAACACCCTGCCCTTTTCCGAAGTGGTTCCTACCATTCAGAATTTGTTATTCCAAAAAATGAACAAATCTCAATGGAAGGATGACGCAACTCTGATTTTGATCGAGATCACCTAA
- a CDS encoding STAS domain-containing protein — translation MMEEFKIRLGFENGGNLPVIHISGEITSEAEEEIVESYESIPGDKRSRVILNFSETSYINSAGIATLISLITKSSENQGKIEFAGLNTHFRKVMDIVGLTDFVLIHDSLNSALTQV, via the coding sequence ATGATGGAAGAGTTTAAGATTCGATTGGGATTTGAAAACGGGGGAAATTTACCTGTAATTCATATATCTGGCGAAATCACATCCGAAGCGGAAGAAGAGATTGTTGAATCTTATGAATCCATTCCAGGGGACAAACGCAGTCGTGTCATTTTGAACTTCTCGGAAACATCTTATATCAATTCCGCAGGAATTGCGACTCTCATTAGCCTCATTACTAAATCTTCTGAGAACCAAGGCAAAATTGAGTTCGCGGGCCTCAATACCCACTTCCGCAAAGTCATGGACATTGTGGGTCTCACTGATTTTGTCCTCATTCACGATTCTCTTAATTCTGCACTCACCCAAGTCTAA
- a CDS encoding SCO family protein, giving the protein MNIRLFFFLFLLFGTGVSAYDPHSNLTRENNLPKELENIGFSDVTGKSLNLEIPFRDESGKTVKFSDFLSKGKPILLSPVYFKCPTLCNIHLNGVFQGLKALDWTLGKEYQYIAVSIDPKENESVSFPKKGAYLKEYGREGAESGLHLLTGTQESIDALTKQLDFRYAWDAEAKQFIHASGVYVLTPEGKVSRIFQGIQLEPRDLKFAFLEASSGKIGSFVDKFALFCFQFDPRKNKYTIYAYRMMQFGGAVTLLLLGAFLYINWRKITNNNRQGVT; this is encoded by the coding sequence GTGAACATTCGACTTTTCTTTTTTCTTTTTTTGTTGTTTGGGACTGGCGTGTCTGCGTATGACCCGCATTCCAATTTGACTCGGGAGAATAATCTCCCGAAAGAACTTGAGAATATTGGATTTTCTGATGTCACAGGGAAGTCTCTGAATCTCGAAATTCCGTTCCGAGATGAATCTGGAAAAACCGTTAAGTTTTCCGATTTTCTCTCCAAAGGAAAACCAATCCTCCTTTCTCCCGTTTACTTCAAATGTCCTACTCTTTGTAATATCCACCTCAACGGTGTGTTCCAAGGATTAAAAGCCCTCGATTGGACTCTTGGCAAAGAATACCAATACATTGCTGTATCCATTGATCCAAAGGAAAATGAATCTGTTTCTTTTCCTAAAAAAGGTGCTTATTTGAAGGAATATGGTAGAGAAGGTGCAGAATCTGGCCTTCATCTCCTCACAGGAACTCAAGAATCCATTGATGCTCTGACCAAACAATTGGACTTTCGGTATGCATGGGACGCGGAAGCAAAACAATTCATCCACGCAAGTGGGGTTTATGTTTTGACTCCGGAAGGGAAGGTTTCTCGCATTTTCCAAGGGATCCAATTGGAACCTAGGGATTTGAAATTTGCCTTTCTTGAGGCATCTTCTGGTAAGATTGGGAGTTTTGTAGACAAGTTTGCTTTATTTTGCTTTCAATTTGATCCGAGAAAAAATAAATATACGATATACGCATACAGGATGATGCAATTCGGGGGGGCGGTCACCTTACTCCTTCTCGGTGCGTTTTTATACATAAACTGGCGAAAAATAACAAATAACAACCGTCAAGGAGTCACATAG
- a CDS encoding TPM domain-containing protein — translation MIWAGIPVFLLPMGILTRYFNQSDLEEIKRAVGEAESKTSAEIVPFFAESSHHYKEWAWLGAFLMGGVTGVSFYTIQNLYGLVWDGESLFAVLSVWIGAIFGLSITAIFPKLRINLVSTSAKQYFVDLRAKEAFLDEEVFRTKDRTGILIYISLYEHFVRVLPDKEIARVVPKSEWNEAVRLIVEGMKSNQKKEGIVSSILFCGELLKKYNIQREKDDKNEISNEIRDGGKLM, via the coding sequence TTGATTTGGGCAGGAATTCCTGTTTTTCTTCTGCCCATGGGTATCCTTACACGTTATTTCAATCAATCCGATTTGGAAGAAATCAAAAGAGCCGTCGGCGAAGCTGAATCCAAAACCTCAGCAGAAATTGTTCCTTTTTTTGCTGAATCATCTCACCACTACAAAGAATGGGCATGGCTAGGTGCCTTCCTTATGGGAGGAGTCACTGGGGTTAGTTTTTATACGATTCAAAATCTGTATGGACTAGTTTGGGACGGAGAATCTCTTTTTGCAGTTCTTTCCGTTTGGATCGGAGCCATATTTGGTTTATCCATTACTGCGATTTTCCCAAAATTAAGAATCAATTTAGTTTCAACGAGCGCAAAACAATACTTTGTCGATCTGAGAGCCAAAGAAGCTTTTTTAGATGAAGAGGTTTTTAGAACTAAAGACAGAACTGGAATTTTAATTTATATTTCATTGTATGAACACTTTGTCCGAGTATTACCAGATAAAGAGATCGCAAGAGTTGTTCCTAAATCAGAATGGAACGAAGCCGTAAGACTCATTGTTGAAGGTATGAAATCAAATCAGAAAAAAGAAGGAATAGTTTCTAGTATTCTTTTTTGTGGAGAGTTACTCAAAAAGTATAACATCCAAAGGGAAAAGGATGATAAAAATGAAATCTCAAATGAAATTCGAGATGGTGGGAAATTGATGTGA
- a CDS encoding citrate/2-methylcitrate synthase, which translates to MSEVEFHIKGKTYKLPVIVGTDGKEGIDLTDFYRKTGLVTVDPGLFNTALGLSKVSRRDPEKGELTYRGYDLKELAYQSTFVETSFLLIYGNLPTKQELNDFSGRLSKHSMIHEDMLNLFDGFPGVANPLAVLSVMVTSLSSYYLEEYEEKLDMGVDLIARLLAKIRTIAAFTYKHAVGHPFVYPLDKNPYCTNFLYMMHKMPADNYTVPEEFDRILNQMWILHADHEQNVSNTAVQVVGSTQANLFASISAGIMAQWGAREGGRPTAAIGLIEDIVKTKTPVKDYFERFKRGGLNIQTNGFGQKAYDVVSPRAMVAREIIREFYKGRKLSAVEDIALQIDEVVWNDSYFMENLLYPNLEYYSGLVFHTLGIPKNMFSVMQVIGRLPGWLAHWREQRMKGDFSKVRPKQIYVGENQRKYIPVQNRL; encoded by the coding sequence ATGAGTGAAGTGGAATTCCACATCAAGGGCAAAACATATAAACTACCGGTCATTGTTGGTACCGATGGAAAAGAAGGAATCGACTTAACCGATTTTTATAGAAAAACCGGCCTCGTCACCGTGGATCCAGGTTTATTCAATACGGCACTTGGTTTATCAAAAGTGTCCAGACGTGATCCTGAAAAAGGGGAACTCACCTATCGTGGTTATGACCTGAAAGAACTGGCTTATCAATCCACATTTGTGGAAACTTCGTTTTTATTAATTTATGGAAATCTTCCCACAAAACAAGAGCTAAACGACTTCTCTGGTCGACTTTCAAAACACTCGATGATCCATGAAGACATGTTAAATCTTTTTGATGGTTTTCCGGGTGTTGCCAATCCATTGGCAGTTTTATCTGTAATGGTTACTTCACTTTCTAGTTATTATTTAGAAGAATATGAAGAAAAGTTAGATATGGGAGTGGATTTAATCGCCAGGTTACTTGCAAAAATTCGCACCATTGCTGCTTTCACATATAAACATGCAGTGGGTCATCCTTTTGTGTATCCATTGGATAAAAATCCATACTGCACAAACTTTCTTTATATGATGCATAAAATGCCTGCAGACAATTATACAGTTCCAGAAGAGTTTGATCGCATTTTAAATCAAATGTGGATTTTACATGCGGACCACGAACAAAATGTATCCAACACCGCAGTCCAAGTAGTTGGTTCTACTCAAGCCAATCTATTTGCCTCTATCTCTGCAGGGATTATGGCCCAGTGGGGAGCACGAGAAGGGGGACGACCAACCGCAGCCATTGGCCTAATCGAAGACATTGTAAAAACAAAAACTCCTGTAAAAGATTATTTCGAAAGATTCAAACGCGGTGGTTTAAACATCCAAACCAACGGATTTGGGCAAAAGGCTTATGATGTGGTTAGCCCACGTGCAATGGTAGCCCGGGAAATCATTCGTGAATTTTATAAAGGTAGAAAGTTGTCTGCTGTGGAAGACATTGCTCTCCAAATAGACGAAGTGGTTTGGAACGATTCCTATTTTATGGAAAATCTTCTGTATCCTAATTTAGAATACTATTCAGGACTAGTATTTCACACATTGGGAATCCCTAAAAATATGTTTTCTGTCATGCAGGTAATTGGAAGACTTCCGGGTTGGCTTGCACATTGGAGAGAACAAAGAATGAAGGGAGACTTCTCAAAAGTTCGTCCAAAACAAATATATGTGGGCGAAAACCAAAGAAAATACATCCCAGTTCAGAACCGCCTATAG
- a CDS encoding cytochrome c oxidase subunit I, with product MSSAHTKTEHGHTDHNYLNHGSGIWSWMTTLDHKRIGLMYFATVSTLFLIGGFFALGIRLHLAKFGATPLLEPDTYNKFMTFHGAIMVFMVIIPGIPAFLGNFVLPIQLGAKDVAFPRLNLASYYIFIAGAAIAASSMIFNQVDTGWTFYTPYSTAKTSNGVILLVLGAFTMGFSSILTGLNFIVTTHKLRAPGMTMDRIPLMIWALYSTSIIQILATPILAITLLLIGAEKTLGVGIFDPDLGGDPVLFQHFFWFYSHPAVYIMILPAMGVISELITAFSKKTIFGYRAIAYSSVAIAAVSFLVWGHHMFVSGQSTLAGIIFSIITMFVGVPTAIKLFNWISTMYRGTVTFEAPMLFALGFMFLFTIGGLTGVFLASTGMDVHFHDTYFVVAHFHYVMVGGTLMALMGGIFYWFPKMFGRMTSDLGGRISWVLIFTGFNVTFFPQFVLGAMGMPRRYFDYLPEYTNLNQISTVGSWLIGLGFLAGLITIIHGIFKGEKASDNPWGAKTLEWQTSSPPPHENFINTPTVTAGPYDFR from the coding sequence ATGAGTTCAGCACATACAAAAACCGAACATGGTCACACAGACCATAATTATCTGAACCACGGATCCGGAATCTGGTCTTGGATGACCACTCTGGACCACAAACGCATTGGTCTTATGTACTTTGCAACAGTTTCTACCCTTTTCTTAATCGGTGGATTCTTTGCTTTAGGGATTCGTTTGCATCTAGCAAAATTTGGCGCTACGCCACTTTTGGAACCAGATACTTACAATAAGTTTATGACCTTCCATGGTGCCATCATGGTATTTATGGTAATCATTCCTGGAATTCCTGCTTTCCTTGGAAACTTTGTTCTACCCATCCAATTGGGTGCTAAAGACGTAGCTTTCCCAAGGTTAAACCTTGCCTCTTACTACATTTTCATTGCAGGAGCTGCCATTGCTGCTTCTTCCATGATCTTTAACCAAGTAGATACAGGTTGGACATTTTATACTCCTTACTCGACTGCAAAAACTTCCAATGGAGTGATTTTGCTTGTTTTGGGTGCATTTACAATGGGTTTTTCTTCCATCTTAACAGGACTAAACTTCATCGTAACCACTCATAAACTAAGGGCTCCTGGAATGACAATGGATCGAATCCCACTGATGATTTGGGCTTTGTATTCCACTTCTATCATTCAAATCCTTGCAACACCAATCCTTGCGATCACTCTTCTCCTCATCGGAGCAGAAAAAACTCTTGGAGTAGGGATTTTTGATCCAGATCTTGGTGGAGACCCAGTGTTATTCCAACACTTCTTCTGGTTCTACTCTCACCCTGCGGTTTATATCATGATCCTTCCTGCGATGGGTGTGATTTCTGAACTCATCACTGCGTTCTCCAAAAAAACAATTTTCGGTTACCGTGCGATTGCTTATTCATCAGTAGCGATTGCGGCAGTTTCCTTCCTTGTTTGGGGACACCATATGTTTGTTTCTGGTCAATCCACTCTAGCTGGTATCATCTTCTCCATCATCACAATGTTTGTTGGGGTTCCAACCGCTATCAAACTCTTCAACTGGATCTCTACAATGTATCGCGGAACTGTTACCTTCGAAGCGCCAATGCTCTTCGCTCTTGGTTTTATGTTTCTCTTTACTATCGGTGGTTTGACAGGAGTATTCCTTGCATCAACTGGTATGGACGTTCACTTCCATGATACATACTTCGTAGTTGCTCACTTTCATTACGTAATGGTGGGCGGAACACTTATGGCACTCATGGGCGGTATTTTTTACTGGTTTCCAAAAATGTTTGGAAGGATGACTTCTGATCTTGGTGGACGTATTTCTTGGGTTCTCATCTTTACTGGATTCAACGTAACCTTCTTCCCACAATTTGTCCTCGGAGCAATGGGAATGCCAAGACGTTACTTTGATTACCTACCTGAATATACAAACCTCAACCAAATCTCAACTGTAGGTTCTTGGCTGATTGGTCTCGGATTTTTGGCGGGCCTTATCACAATCATTCATGGAATTTTCAAAGGGGAAAAAGCTTCTGACAACCCTTGGGGTGCAAAAACACTCGAATGGCAAACGTCTTCTCCTCCTCCACACGAAAACTTTATCAATACTCCAACAGTAACTGCAGGGCCATATGACTTCCGTTAG